One region of Populus trichocarpa isolate Nisqually-1 chromosome 4, P.trichocarpa_v4.1, whole genome shotgun sequence genomic DNA includes:
- the LOC7493598 gene encoding protein LEAD-SENSITIVE 1 isoform X1 — MGLLSNKIDREVLKPGDHIYSWRNAYLYAHHGIYVGDETVIHFTRGAGQEIGTGTVLDRFVFSSSPSHPSDNPCPKCGDQSRLDGVISSCIDCFLSGGDLYLFEYDVSPALFLAKPRGGTCTLAKSDPPEDVLHRASFLLQNGFGGYHIFKNNCEDFAIYCKTGLLIITNISVGRSGQAATFLAATSAVVSSPLRFLTASFSGLAVVGYGMYCVGRLVSDIGVRRDVCKIPVEQLVASSRRNESEVVADLAKEN; from the exons ATGGGACTTCTTTCGAACAAGATCGATAGAGAGGTGTTAAAGCCAGGGGATCATATCTACTCATGGAGAAACGCTTACTTATATGCCCATCACG GCATATATGTTGGTGATGAAACGGTGATCCATTTCACTCGGGGAGCGGGCCAAGAAATTGGCACAGGAACTGTGTTAGACCGATTTGTTTTCAGCTCATCTCCCTCTCATCCTTCAGATAATCCATGCCCAAAATGTGGTGATCAATCAAGGCTTGATGGTGTCATCTCGTCCTGCATTGACTGTTTCCTCTCAGGTGGCGATCTCTATCTTTTTGAGTATGATGTCTCACCAGCTCTCTTCCTTGCTAAACCTCGAGGTGGTACCTGCACCCTTGCCAAATCTGACCCACCAGAAGACGTCCTTCACCGTGCTTCCTTCCTCTTGCAGAATGGTTTTGGTGGATACCACATTTTCAAGAACAACTGTGAGGATTTCGCAATCTACTGTAAGACTGGTTTGCTCATTATTACTAATATTAGTGTTGGCCGAAGTGGGCAGGCTGCTACCTTCTTAGCTGCTACTAGTGCTGTTGTTTCTTCACCACTTCGATTTTTGACAGCCAGCTTTAGCGGCCTGGCAGTTGTGGGATATGGGATGTATTGTGTCGGTCGGCTAGTTTCTGATATCGGAGTACGTCGTGATGTGTGCAAAATCCCTGTTGAGCAGCTTGTTGCCAGTTCTCGCCGAAATGAGTCAGAAGTTGTGGCTGACCTGGCCAAGGAAAATTAA
- the LOC7493598 gene encoding protein LEAD-SENSITIVE 1 isoform X2 — translation MLSPFFPYPGIYVGDETVIHFTRGAGQEIGTGTVLDRFVFSSSPSHPSDNPCPKCGDQSRLDGVISSCIDCFLSGGDLYLFEYDVSPALFLAKPRGGTCTLAKSDPPEDVLHRASFLLQNGFGGYHIFKNNCEDFAIYCKTGLLIITNISVGRSGQAATFLAATSAVVSSPLRFLTASFSGLAVVGYGMYCVGRLVSDIGVRRDVCKIPVEQLVASSRRNESEVVADLAKEN, via the exons ATGTTGTCTCCTTTCTTTCCTTATCCTG GCATATATGTTGGTGATGAAACGGTGATCCATTTCACTCGGGGAGCGGGCCAAGAAATTGGCACAGGAACTGTGTTAGACCGATTTGTTTTCAGCTCATCTCCCTCTCATCCTTCAGATAATCCATGCCCAAAATGTGGTGATCAATCAAGGCTTGATGGTGTCATCTCGTCCTGCATTGACTGTTTCCTCTCAGGTGGCGATCTCTATCTTTTTGAGTATGATGTCTCACCAGCTCTCTTCCTTGCTAAACCTCGAGGTGGTACCTGCACCCTTGCCAAATCTGACCCACCAGAAGACGTCCTTCACCGTGCTTCCTTCCTCTTGCAGAATGGTTTTGGTGGATACCACATTTTCAAGAACAACTGTGAGGATTTCGCAATCTACTGTAAGACTGGTTTGCTCATTATTACTAATATTAGTGTTGGCCGAAGTGGGCAGGCTGCTACCTTCTTAGCTGCTACTAGTGCTGTTGTTTCTTCACCACTTCGATTTTTGACAGCCAGCTTTAGCGGCCTGGCAGTTGTGGGATATGGGATGTATTGTGTCGGTCGGCTAGTTTCTGATATCGGAGTACGTCGTGATGTGTGCAAAATCCCTGTTGAGCAGCTTGTTGCCAGTTCTCGCCGAAATGAGTCAGAAGTTGTGGCTGACCTGGCCAAGGAAAATTAA